GGCCGAAACCGCTCGCACCAGCTCGTCCACTTCCAGGCTCGACATCAATGCCAGGGCCAGCTTGGGCCCCACCCCATTGAGGCGAATCAGTTCGCGAAAGAAATCACGGTCGCGCTTGCCAATGAAACCATAGAGCAATTGCGCATCTTCGCGCACCACCAGGTGGGTGTGCAGCGTCAGCGGCTCGCCCACCGACGGCAGGCGATACAGGGTGGTCATGGGCACTTCAAGCTCGTACCCCAACCCGTTTACATCCAGAATCAGGTGCGGCGGCTGTTTCTCAGCCAGGGTGCCGCGCAAGCGTCCAATCACGGTTCAGATCCTTAAAGCGTGGGGGCCAGATAAAGGCTGACCGCACATTTCGATTGCGCTGATGCTATCAGAGACGCAGGCGTCCGCCACGACTGCGTGCCGCGCCCAAGCCATGGGGCAGCAGGCTGGAGCGGGTGTGGGCGTGGCAAATGGCGATGGCCAGGGCGTCGGAGGCGTCGATCTGTGGCTTGGCGGTGAGTTTGAGCATGTGCATGACCATCATCTGCACCTGCTCCTTATTCGCCCCACCGGTACCGACGACCGCCTGCTTGACCTGGGTTGCGGTGTATTCGGCGATTTCCATGCCCTCCTCGGCCCCGGCCACAATCGCCGCGCCGCGGGCCTGGCCGAGTTTCAACGCCGAGTCGGCATTCTTGGCCATGAAGACTTTTTCGATGCCCATCGTCACCGGGCCGTAGGTCTGGATGACTTCACGCACGCCGCGATAAACGATCTGCAAGCGTTCGGCCAGTTCACCCGCGCCGGTGCGGATGCAGCCCGAGGCGACGTAGACGCAGCCACGCGGGGTCTGTTGCACCACGCCAAAACCGGTGATGCGCGAACCGGGGTCGATACCTAGGATTAAAGTCATAACGCCTGCGGGTTGGGTAAACACATTTCTGATACACCGAAGTTCACATGTGGGAGGGGGCTTGCCCCCGATGGTGGTGGTTCAGTCTATTTATAAGTAACTGACACACCAGCATCGGGGGCAAGCCCCCTCCCACATTTTGACCTCATCGCTTTTTAGACTAGCTGCTCGGCCACGGATTCCGGGATGTCGGCATTCGAATAAACGTTCTGCACGTCATCCAGGTCTTCGAGCATGTCCAGCAATTTCAACACTTTCTGCGCACCGTCCAGGTCCAGTTCGGCGCTGGTGGTCGGCAGCATCACGATTTCCGCGTCCGTGCCTTTGAAACCAGCAGCTTCAAGGGCGTTACGCACCGCGTAGAAGCTGGCGAACGAGGTGAATACGTCGATGGAGCCGTCTTCGTTGGTGACCACGTCGTCGGCGTCCGCCTCCATCGCGGCTTCCATCAGCGCGTCTTCGTCCGTGCCAGGTGCAAAGCTGATCTGCCCCTTGCGCTCGAACAGGTAGGCCACCGAACCGTCGGTGCCCAGGTTGCCACCGCACTTGCTGAACGCATGTCGAACCGCCGCTGCGGTACGGTTGCGGTTGTCGGTCATGCATTCGACCATCACCGCCACGCCGCCCGGGCCGTAACCTTCATAGGTCAATTCGACCATGTCGTCGGTGTCGGCGGCGCCGGCACCACGGGCCACGGCACGGTCGATAATGTCGCGGCTCATGTTGGCGCCGAGCGCCTTGTCCAGCGCCAGGCGCAGACGCGGGTTGGAGCCCGGGTCGCCGCCACCCTGACGGGCGGCGACGGTCAGTTCGCGGATCCACTTGGTGAAAATCTTGCCTTTCTTGGCATCCTGACGCTCTTTGCGGTGCTTGATGTTCGCCCACTTGGAATGGCCAGCCATAACACAACTCCGAAATTCTCTAGAAACCTTTATCCATCCCGCTCCAGGCGGACGTCTCGTGTTAAGTGCAGCCCTTGTAACGCAAAGGCGCATCCGAAGATGCGCCTTTAAGACTGCGTAAACCTCAGTGCGCTTTCACGCAGCAGCCTTACTCAGCCTTCGGCGTCTCGCGCAGGCGGATGTGCAGTTCGCGCAATGCCTTGGCGTCCACCACACCCGGTGCCTGGGTCATGACGTCCGCAGCACTCTGGGTTTTCGGGAACGCGATCACTTCACGGATCGACTGGGCGCCGGTCATCAGCATCACCAGACGGTCCAGGCCGAAGGCCAAGCCACCGTGCGGTGGCGCACCGTACTTGAGGGCGTCGAGCAGGAAGCCGAACTTCTCTTCCTGTTCCGCTTCGTTGATGCCCAGCAGACGGAACACCGCTTGCTGCATCTCCTTGCGGTGGATACGGATCGAACCGCCACCCAGCTCGGTGCCGTTGAGCACCATGTCATAGGCACGGGACAGCGCGCCGGCCGGGTTGGCTTCCAGCTCCTGCGGCGAGCACTTCGGCGCGGTGAAGGGGTGGTGCAAGGCGCTGAAGCTGCCGTCGTCGTTCTCTTCGAACATCGGGAAGTCGACTACCCACATCGGTGCCCATTCGCAGGTCAGCAGGTTCAGGTCGTGACCCAGCTTGATGCGCAGCGCGCCCAGGGCTTCGCTGACGATCTTGGCCTTGTCGGCACCGAAGAACACGATATCGCCATCGACCGCACCGACGCGATCGAGGATCACGTTCAGGTTGGCTTCCGGGATGTTTTTCACGATCGGCGATTGCAGACCGTCAACACCGTTGGCGCGCTCGTTGACCTTGATGTACGCCAGGCCCTTGGCGCCGTAGATGCCGACGAACTTGGTGTAATCGTCGATCTGTTTGCGCGGCATGCTCGCGCCGCCAGGCACGCGCAGGGCGGCGATGCGGCATTTCGGGTCGTTGGCCGGGCCGCTGAACACCTTGAAGTCGACGTCCTTGAGCTGGTCGGCCACGTCCACCAGTTCCAGCGGGTTACGCAGGTCTGGCTTGTCGGAACCGTAACGGCGCATGGCCTCTTCGAAGGTCATGTGCGGGAATTCGCCGAACTCCAGGTCCAGCACTTCCTTGAACAGGTTGCGGATCATTTGTTCGGTGAGGCCCATGATCTCTTTTTCATCGAGGAAGCTGGTCTCGATGTCGATCTGGGTGAATTCAGGCTGGCGATCGGCGCGCAGGTCTTCGTCGCGGAAGCACTTGGCGATCTGGTAGTAACGGTCGAAGCCGGCCACCATCAGCAGCTGCTTGAACAATTGCGGCGATTGCGGCAACGCGAAGAACGAACCGGCGTGGGTGCGGCTCGGCACCAGGTAGTCACGCGCGCCTTCAGGCGTTGCACGGGTGAGAATCGGCGTTTCGACGTCGAGGAAACCGTTCTCGTCGAGGAAACGGCGGATGCTGGTGGTCATGCGCGAACGCAGACGCAGCTTCTCGGCCATTTCCGGGCGACGCAGGTCCAGGAAGCGATAACGCAGGCGGGTTTCCTCGCCAACGTCGGAATATTCGTTCAGTGGGAACGGCGGGGTTTCCGACTCGTTCAGCACTTCCAGCTCATAGCCCAGCACTTCGATGCCGCCGGACGCCATGTTCTTGTTCACGGCACCGGCCGGACGCAGGCGCACCTTGCCGGTGATTTTCACGACGTATTCGCTGCGCACGCGGTCGGCGGCGGCGAAGCTTTCGGCGCGGTCCGGATCGAACACCACCTGGGCCAGACCATCACGATCACGGATATCGAGGAAGATCACCCCGCCGTGGTCGCGGCGACGGTGAACCCATCCGCAAAGGGTGATTTCCTGACCTTCCAGGGTCTCGTTCAGTTGGCCGCAATAGTGGCTGCGCATCATGGTAGTGGTTTCACTTCTCGTAATTCGAAATTCGGTGGCAGGCCTGCCTCGTCACCGTACATTAAAGCAGGGGACGGATAATGCAGGAGCCTGCGCGTAGAGTTCAACTCAGTCTGCTTTGTCGCCGCCCGCCAGGTTCTTCTTGGCGCCGGTCTTGAAATCGGTCTCGTACCAGCCGCTGCCGCTCAGGCGAAAGCCCGGCATGGACAACATCTTCTTCAACTCAGGCGCCTGGCAGGCTGGGCAATCGACCAACGGCGCGGCGCTGATCTTCTGAATGGCTTCCAACTGATGACCACAGGAAGCACATTGATAGTCGTACATGGGCATGGAGATGTCTCGGCGATCAGATCGTTACTGCGCCACGCCCTGCCGTTGTGCATAAAGCCCCGGCATGCGCAGCAAAGCGCGGGATTATATCTGGTAAATCGAGGCAGCGCAGCCGGCTTTCTGCCCGGAACCCAGCCCGCCGGCAGGAAGGGCTGGGCCCTGGAACATCGAATCACATCGGCCCGTTGGCGCCAGGACGGTCTTTCAACACATGAACGACGCACACCACCCGCACCAGACCGCTGAAGTTCTTCACACCGCCATAACGCAAATGCACTTCCCGATCGACATAGGACAACAGCGCACTGACCGAGCAGGTGTTGAGGGTGGCTATCTCCGTAAGGATATTCCAATAGACCTGCTCAAGCCTCAGGCAGGTGGAAAACCCGTTGAGCCGCACCGACCGCGACAAGGGTCTGGCGAGCCCCATGTCGAACCCCTTAGCGAAAGGGTCGACCTTTATCTTGTGAAAACCGCAGGTTTCCACGCTCTTACCCAATCCACACGACATACACCTGACACTCCCTTGCCAAACCGCTGTCCACGGGTTTCTCCCATTGGACGATCAGCCTATAAAACAGCAGGAAGCGAGAAGCAGCCAGAAGACGCGGGAACCGGTTGTCGTAGGACAACGCCAGCAAGTAAGGGGAAATCCGTGAGCGGCGCCAGGGAGGCGCCGCCAGGGGTTGGACCGTTACTGGTTCTCGAGCAGCGAGCGCAGCATCCACGCGGTTTTCTCGTGCACCTGCATGCGCTGGGTCAGCAGGTCGGCCGTTGGCTCATCGCTGACCTTGTCGAGCAAGGGGAAAATGCCGCGCGCCGTGCGAGTGACAGCCTCCTGGCCAGCCACCAATTGCTTGATCATCTCTTCGGCGCTCGGCACACCCTCTTCTTCCTTGATCGAAGACAGACGGGCGTAGATCGAGTAGGCACCCGGCGCCGGGAAGCCCAGGGCACGGATACGCTCGGCAATGGAGTCCACGGCCAGCGCCAGTTCGTTGTACTGCTCTTCGAACATCAAGTGCAGCGTGCGGAACATGGGGCCCGTGACGTTCCAATGGAAATTGTGGGTCTTGAGGTACAGCACGTAGGTATCGGACAGCAGCCGTGAAAGTCCGTCGACGATGGATTTACGATCTTCTTCACTGATACCAATATCGATTGCCATGTTTTTCCCCTTCAATTGATGAGCATTCATTGATCAGGTGCAGGGTCACTCTAGCAAGAGTGGTGGCCGCGTGCAGCCCGGCACACCCAGGCGATGTGCGACAAATCGCCCCGCACCGCTGGCGAGGCCGCGACCGGAGAGTCTTTTGCCTTGTAGGAAAAACCTTCAAAAGACCGCTCAAGTTACCTGCACCTGTCTAGGACAAGCCTTCGACGCAAAAATGCCACCGCGATTGCAACACCCCGAAATGCTTGATTTGAGTAGGCACAGCCTTTGCTGTTAAATAGGCGGCGTGTGGCTGCCGTTCATCTCTGCGGCACGCCACATAGGCTGATATCCGCGCACGTGCTCAACGCCTCCCATTGTTCAGAAGCGAACCGTGCCAGTCAGCTCTTCCTTGTGATCCGTCTTAACGTGAGTTAATCAAAATGTTGAAAATCGTCCACCTGCTAACGGGCGTTGCAGCTTTGCTGCTGTCCTTTATCCCGAGCCTGCAGCCTGAAAGCCTGCCCTACCTGCAACAACACGACGCTCTATACCTGGCCTTGTTCGGCCTTCTCAACCTGACACTGGCACCGGTAATTCCTTACTGGAACAAAGGCACGCGTCATCAACTGCAAAACCTGGTCAGCGCGCTGCTGGTACTGACCGTTGTCGTTCAAACCCTTACCCTGCTGGCACCCATGCCTGAAGTGGGCGGCCACCCGGCCATCCTGCTCAGCCTGGTGATTGCTGTGGTCGCCATCGTTCTTCACCTGGCCATCAGCTTCTACCGTTCGTCCCCAGCGGCCGCGTCGCAAAACTACGACATGACCAACCGGGATACCGGGACCGTCAAGTGGTTCAACACGTCCAAGGGCTTCGGCTTTATTTCCCGCGACTCGGGCGACGATATTTTCGTCCACTTCCGAGCCATTCGTGGTGAAGGCCACCGCGTGCTGGTCGAAGGCCAGCGTGTGGAGTTCTCGGTGATGAACCGCGACAAAGGTCTGCAAGCTGAAGATGTGATCGCAGCCCTGCCGCGTCGCTGATTGCACCTGCTGTAAAAAAAACCGCGATCCGGCGTTGGCCGGATCGCGGTTTTTTATTGCGCGCTCAATCAATAGTGAGGCGGCGGCGCTTCTTCTTCCGAAGTTTCGAACTGGCCGCCCATCTCTTCCTGGCGCTTGAGCAAGGCGATCATCTGCAATTGCAGACGCTCCACCGCTTGCTGCTGGGCGATCAGAATGTCATTGAGGGTTTCGATGGTGTCGTCCTGGAAGGCCAGGCGGCTTTCCAGATCGGTGACGCGATCTTGCAGGTCCATGATTCAGTCCTGGGTAAAAATGAAGTCGGCAGGCAGTAACTCACGCAAGCGGCTGCGGATCGCCGCCACCTGCTCCGTGCTGTAAGGACGCGCCGGATGCTTGCCCCATACCGGCGCCGGCCAGGCGGCGTCATCACGCTTGCGCACGATGACATGCACATGCAACTGACTGACGACATTGCCCAGCGCGCCGATGTTCATCTTGTCGGCCGCCAGCCCTTCGTTCAGCAACTGGGCGAGGGAGGTGGTTTCCTGCCACAACGTATGTTGCGCAGCGACATCGAGTTGAAATACTTCGCTGATACCGTTGATACGCGGTACCAGGATGAACCACGGGTAATTCGAGTCGTTGGACAGCAGCAGGCGACAGAGCGGGAAGTCCCCAATGGCCAATGTGTCTTGTTGCAGGCGTTGATCTAAAGCGAACACGTGGGCACTCCGTTGGGTGGGTCGATTTCAGGTGCCCAGCATAACGCCGAATCCCCAAGGCTTCACGGTGAATGCGGGGTTGGCTTGAGACGAACGTGTTGCACAGACGCACCCTTTCGAGGCAGCTGCACGGTTGAACCACGCTAACTCGGGGGTCTGAGGAATGCACCAAAATGACCCACCCGTGCTTCAAAGGAAGCCGCCGACTACTCACCGGGAGGGTCAATCGGTAACGTTTTGCTCAGGCGCTGGTTTTACAGGCCACCGAACAGAGGTAACACCCGCGCGTCACGCCGTAACCAAACGGCCTGATAAGCCCGTGCTTATGCGGTTTTTACACTGCCGTAACGTTTTTCACGAAAAAATGACATTCGGTTGGCCCTTTGTGCACGCTTGTTGCATTCACCTCGCTATCGTCGGCAACAGCACCTGGTGGACGCAGGGGTTTTGCGATAAGAAACAGTAGCGTTTCAATGTGTACCAGGGATGACTTCAAACTTTAGAGCAAGTCTGAAAAGAACATTGAAGTTGTCAGCCCGGTTACCGTCGGGCTGTGATTTGCGACACGGAGCTCGCAATTTACGACAGCCTCGTAAAGAAGCTGAAAGGATAGTTGGGTAAGTATCGTCAACAGCGCCGGTGTGAGATAACTTTGCGCCGACACAATAAAGAAAGAGCCGCCCAGATAAAAATACAGGTGGGACGGCAGTACTCTTCCTAAAACCAAAGGAGCAAATCACGATGCGCGTGATGAAGTGGAGCATGATCGCCCTGGCTGTTTCAGCAGGCACCTCGCAGTTCGCAATGGCGTCCGCCCAGGACGATTCCAAGGGTTTTGTCGAAGACAGCACGTTCAGCATCAATACTCGCGCTTTGTACTTCAGCCGCGATTTCCGTAACAACCCGTCGGGCCCGGGCACCAAGAGCCGTGCGGAAGAAACCGGCCTGGGCTTCAACGCCTTGTACGAATCGGGCTTCACCCAAGGCACCATTGGTGTCGGTGTTGACGTGATCGGCCTGATGGGCCTCAAGCTCGACAGCGGCAAGGGCCGTGCCGGCACCGGTCTGTTCCCTACCGGTTCCGACGGTCGCTCGCAAGACGACTACTCCAAAGGCGGCGGCGCGGTTAAGTTCCGCATCTCCAACACCGTGCTGAAAATCGGTGACCAGTACACCACAGCGCCTGTGTTCGCCTCTGATGACAGCCGTCTGCTACCGGAGCTGCCACAAGGTATCTCGATCACCAGCAACGAGATCAAGGGCCTGAAGCTCGAAGGCGGTCACTTCACTTCCAGCGTCGCGCAGAACCAGACCTACCACGACAGCCTGGGCCTGACGAAGACTGACTTTGTCGGTGGCGTCTATGCCTTCACCCCTGAGTTCACCGGTAGCCTGTACTACGCGAAGACCGAAGATTACTTCCGCAAGTACTACAGCAACCTGAACTGGACCCACGCCCTGAGCGATGACCAGTCGTTCGCGCTGGACTTCAACATCTATGACACCAAGAGCGACGGTGCCGGCCTGCAGCGCGCAGAGAAAGATGGCGTGACCAAGCTCGACAACCGCGCATTCAGCTTGCAGGGCGCGTACACCATCGGTGCTCACACCTTCACCCTGGCCGCACAGAAGGTCACCGGTGACGGCGACTACGGCTACGGCGTAGACGGCGGCGGCACAGTATTCCTGGCCAACTCCATCGCCCGTTCCGACTTCAACGCCGAAGGCGAGAAGTCCTACCAGGCGCGTTACGACATCAACATGGCGACCTTCGGCATTCCTGGCCTGAGCTTCATGACTCGTTACGTAACCGGTAGCGGCGCCAACACGGCCACCACCAGCAACGGCAAAGAGTGGGAACGCGACATCGAAGCCAAGTACGTCGTACAGAGCGGCCCGGCTAAAAACCTCAGCCTGCGTCTGCGTCAAGCGACCTATCGTTCCGGCGATGGCGTTTACTACGGTTCGCCTTCGATCGACGAATTGCGTCTGATCGCGAACTACCCGCTGAACATCCTGTAACGACGCAAGTCATTACAACGATGACCTAAGGTTTCGACCTTAAATAAAAAGCCGCTCCCCTGTTTACAAGGGAGCGGCTTTTTTATTGCAGTTATATTTCAAACAGCGAAATAACTAGCAAGCTAAGTAACTATATCCAACTCTTGCATTTAACCTGACCTTTCGGCCAACTTAAACGCAACACTGTTTCATGATTTGGCCGGGGCTTCCTGCATCACGCGAATAACGCGCTGCGGGAACGGAATATCAATTCCTGCCGCTTTCAAACGGTCGCGCGCCAGTTCATTGAGCATAAACACAACATCCCAGTAATCCGGGGTATTGGTCCAGCAGCGCAGGGAAACGGTGATGGAGCTATCGCCCAGGGTCGATACGACGGCAGCAGGCGCCGGGTCGGCCAGCACGCGTGGGTCTTTGGCCAGCTCCAGCAACACTTCGCGGGCTTTCTGCAGGTCAGCCTCGTAGTCCACGCCCACGTCAAACACGACCTTGCGGGTCGGCTGGCGGTTGGTGTTGGTGATGATGCCGTTGGACAGGATGCCGTTCGGCACGATCACGGTCTTGTTGTCGCCAGTACGCAGCACCGTGTGGAAGATCTGAATGCTGTCGACGGTACCCGAGGTGCCCTGGGCTTCGATCCAGTCACCGATACGGAACGGACGGAACAACAGAATCAGCACGCCGCCGGCGAAGTTGGCCAGGCTGCCTTGCAAGGCCAGGCCGATCGCCAGGGTCGCAGCACCGATGGCGGCGACGAACGAGGTGGTGGCCACGCCGATCATCGAGGCCACGCTGACGATCAGCATGACTTTCAGCGCAATGTTCGCAAGGCTGGTGATGAAGTGCTGCAGCGCCAGGTCGGCATTACGCACGGCCAGCAAGCGCCCCACCCGGTGAGTAAAGACGTTGATCAGCCACCAACCGATGGCCAGGGTGATAACGGCCAGCAGTACCCGGCTGCCGTATTCCATGATCATCGGGATCCAGGACTGCGAGGTCTTGATCAAGTGATCCACTTCAGCGTTCAAATCCATCTATCTTCTCCTGTTTGCGGATATGCGGCTTCATTGACTGCCTGAAAACGCAAATGAGCCCCGTAGGGCTCAATTGTAGGCATTGTTGCTGCGGCGTGGGACGGCAAAAACCGCCACAGGTTCCGCAAGGTGCCATCAGTCGCGGAAGTTATTGAACTGCAGCGGCATGTCGAACGTCTTGGCGCGCAGGGCCGCGATGGCCTCTTGCAGGTCATCACGCTTTTTGCCGGTGACACGCACCTGTTCACCCTGGATGGCCGCCTGGACTTTCAGCTTGGCATCCTTGATGTGCGCGACGATCTTCTTCGCCAGTTCCTTGTCGATGCCTTCCTTGAGCACGGCTTCCTGCTTCATCAGCTTGCCGGAAGCGTAGGCGTCCTTGACTTCAAGGCACTGCACGTCGATCTTGCGCTTGACCAGAGCCAGCTTGAGGATTTCGATCATCGCTTCCAGCTGGAAATCGGCTTCAGCGGTCAGGTTGACGGTCAGTTCCTTTTCCTTGAATTCGAAGCTGCCCTTGCCTTTCAAGTCATAGCGACGGTCCAGTTCCTTGACGGCGTTCTCGACGGCGTTAGTGACTTCGTGTTTGTCCAGTTCGGATACCACGTCGAACGAAGGCATGTCATTTCTCCAATATAAGGGGCGGGCTCAGTAGAGATGGAGCGCGCCCGAGCTAAAATGCCGGGGCATTATAGCGGTTCTTTCGCCGCGTTCACCGCTGGCAACCCCAAGGAGCACACACTGATGTCGACCACCTGGCATATTCTCGGCGCCGGAAGCCTGGGCACCCTCTGGGCCACGCGACTGGCGCGCGCGGGCGTGCCGGTGCGGCTGATCCTGCGCGATCAGGCGCGGCTGGCCAGTTATGCGGCGGGCCAGGGCCTGACCCTGGTTGAACACGGCATTGCCCGCACCTACCCCGTCGCGGGCGAAACACCCGACAGCCCGGAGCCGATCCATCGCCTGCTGGTCGCGTGCAAGGCCTACGATGCCCAGAACGCTGTGGCACAGGTGCAACACCGCCTGGCGCCGGATGCGGACGTGATCCTGCTGCAAAACGGCCTCGGCAGCCAGGATGCGGTGGCCGCCCAGTTGCCGCACGCGCGTTGCATTTTCGCGTCCAGCACCGAAGGCGCGTTTCGCGATGGCGAATGGCGCGTGGTATTTGCCGGCCATGGCTACACCTGGCTCGGCGATGCGTCTCGGCCGACTGCGCCGCTGTGGCTGGACGACCTGCAGGCCGCCGCCATTGCCCATGAATGGAGCACCGACATCCTCACCCGCCTGTGGCGCAAGCTGGCGCTCAATTGTGCAATCAACCCCCTGACCGTGCTCTACCAGTGCCGCAACGGAGGGCTGCTGGCCCATCAATGTGAAGTCGCAACCCTGTGCGCCGAGTTGACCGAACTGCTGGAATATTGCGGCCAGCCCGCGGCTGCGCAAGATTTGCACAGCGAGGTGCAACGGGTGATCCAGGCCACCGCGGCGAACTATTCCTCCATGTACCAGGACGTCGCCAACGCGCGGCGTACCGAAATCAGCTACCTGCTGGGCTACGCCTGCCAGGCGGCCGCCCGCCATCAACGGGTGCTGCCGCATCTGCAGCAGGTGCAGGCGCGGCTGGTCGAGCAGTTGGTAGCACGCGGATTGCCCAGCGACTGAGGCACGCGCTACCCTGCCGTATGTCTATTGCCTGCGAAAAACCTGATGCCACTGCGCCAGCGTCTTGAAAACCTACCGGTGGGGCAGAAATTGCTGGCCGCCCTGCTGGTACTGCTGACCACCGTGTTGCTGGTGGCCAACCTGACCTTTATCAGCGCCGCCTACTGGATCTCCCAGGAAAGCATGGCGCCCCAGGCCTTGCAGGCCATCGGTCGACTGGTGTCCAACCCTGCGCTGGCAGCCGACGCCCTTCAATCCCCGGCCAAGGCCAACGCGCTGCTCAATGAACTGACCAGCTACGCCCCCTTGCGCGCCGCCGCCCTGTACGACGGCGAAGGCAATCGCCTGGCGCAGATGCAACACGGCGACCGCCTGCACCTGCCCGACAACTACCGGCATATCGAGGCCTGGCGCCTCACCGAGTTTCGCAGTAATCAGGTCATCACCCTGCCCCGCGCCGGTCAACCTTCAGGGCATTTGCTGCTGGTGGCCAGCAGCGAGCTACCGGTGGCGTTCTACACCGGCACCCTGACCGCAAGCCTGGGCATCCTGATTTTCAGCGTGTTGCTGTGGCTGGTGATTGCCCGGCAGATCAAACGCCTGATCACGCGACCCATCCATGAACTCGAAGAACTGTCCCGCCAGGTCACCCGCGAAGAGAACTACGCCCTGCGCGCAGGCCCCGGGAACCACGATGAAATCGGCAGCCTGGCGGAAGCCTTCAACACCATGTTGTCGCGCATTGAAGCCCGCGAGCAGCAGCTCAAACGCGCGCGGGACGATTCCCAGGCCGCCTACGACCAGGCCCAGGGCCTGGCCGAAGAAACCCGCCACACCAACCGCAAGCTGGAACTGGAAGTCCAGGTGCGCAGCAAGATCGAGAAAAAGCTCACGGGTTTCCAGAACTACCTGAACAGCATTATCGACTCGATGCCTTCAGCGCTGATCGCCCTGGATGAACAGCTCTACGTCACCCAGTGGAATCAGGAAGCCACCGCGCTTTCCGGTACGCGCCTGGACGAAGCCCTCAACCAACCGATCTTCCTCGCGTTTCAACCGCTCAAACCGTACCTGCCGCAGATCAAGGCCACGGTGGAACAGCACACCGTGGAGCGCATCGAGCGCGTCACCTGGGTCAAGGACGACGAGCCAAAGCATTACGCCCTGACGTTCTACCCCTTGATGGGCGGTGCCGGGCGCGGCGTGGTGATCCGCATCGACGACATCACCCAGCGCCTGTCCCTGGAAGAAATGATGGTGCAATCGGAAAAGATGCTGTCGGTCGGCGGCCTGGCTGCCGGCATGGCCCACGAGATCAACAACCCGCTGGGTGCGATCCTGCACAACGTGCAGAACATCCGACGCCGCCTGTCACCCGACCTGCCCAAAAACTTGGAGCACGCCGAACAGGCCGGCATCGAGCTGGACCTGGTCAATCGTTACCTGCAAAGCCGCGAAGTTCCGCAGTTGCTGGACGGAATTCAACAGGCCGGTGCGCGCGCAGCGAAGATCGTCACGCACATGCTCAGCTTCAGCCGGCGCAGCAACCGGCAAATGGCGCCGTGCGACTTGCCGGCCCTGATCGACCAGGCCGTGGAGATCGCCGGCAACGATTTCGACCTGGCCATCGGTTTTGACTTCAAGGGCCAGGCGATCATCCGTCAGTTCGATCCGCAACTGGGGCCAGTCCCCGGCACAGCCAACGAACTGGAGCAGGTGCTCCTCAACCTGCTGAAAAATGCCGCCCAAGCGATTCACCTGCGCGAAGGCGACAGCGAACCTGGGCGCATTATCCTGCGCACCCGCCTCAACCCGCCGTGGGCCGAAATCCAGGTGGAAGACAACGGCATCGGCATGAGCGAAAACGTGCGTAAACGCACCTTCGAGCCGTTCTTCACCACCAAGGAAATAGGCCAGGGCACTGGGCTTGGGCTGTCGGTGTCGTATTTCATCATTACCAATAACCACAAGGGCCAGATGGAAGTGCATTCCACCCTGGGCCAAGGCACGTGTTTCACCTTGCGCCTGCCGCTGGCCGGCAGCCAACTGTCCCCCGCAGAACTCACCCAACTGGAGCAATGACCATGGGCTTTCGCCTGTCGAAGATCTACACCCGCACCGGTGACCAGGGCGAAACCGGCCTCGGCGACGGTCGCCGCGTGCCCAAGGATCACCCACGGGTGGAGGCCATTGGCGAAGTGGACACGCTGAACAGTCAGCTTGGATTGCTGCTGGCAAACCTTGAAGAACAAAGCGGCA
This region of Pseudomonas sp. MUP55 genomic DNA includes:
- a CDS encoding YebC/PmpR family DNA-binding transcriptional regulator, with the protein product MAGHSKWANIKHRKERQDAKKGKIFTKWIRELTVAARQGGGDPGSNPRLRLALDKALGANMSRDIIDRAVARGAGAADTDDMVELTYEGYGPGGVAVMVECMTDNRNRTAAAVRHAFSKCGGNLGTDGSVAYLFERKGQISFAPGTDEDALMEAAMEADADDVVTNEDGSIDVFTSFASFYAVRNALEAAGFKGTDAEIVMLPTTSAELDLDGAQKVLKLLDMLEDLDDVQNVYSNADIPESVAEQLV
- a CDS encoding FmdB family zinc ribbon protein, translated to MPMYDYQCASCGHQLEAIQKISAAPLVDCPACQAPELKKMLSMPGFRLSGSGWYETDFKTGAKKNLAGGDKAD
- a CDS encoding ribbon-helix-helix domain-containing protein, which codes for MSCGLGKSVETCGFHKIKVDPFAKGFDMGLARPLSRSVRLNGFSTCLRLEQVYWNILTEIATLNTCSVSALLSYVDREVHLRYGGVKNFSGLVRVVCVVHVLKDRPGANGPM
- the ruvA gene encoding Holliday junction branch migration protein RuvA; its protein translation is MIGRLRGTLAEKQPPHLILDVNGLGYELEVPMTTLYRLPSVGEPLTLHTHLVVREDAQLLYGFIGKRDRDFFRELIRLNGVGPKLALALMSSLEVDELVRAVSAQDTSALTKVPGVGKKTAERLLVELKDRFKAWEVVPSMFALVPNQPDMPAAPVASAESDAVSALISLGYKPQEASKAVSAIKDKNLSSEDMIRRALKGMI
- the ruvC gene encoding crossover junction endodeoxyribonuclease RuvC, which translates into the protein MTLILGIDPGSRITGFGVVQQTPRGCVYVASGCIRTGAGELAERLQIVYRGVREVIQTYGPVTMGIEKVFMAKNADSALKLGQARGAAIVAGAEEGMEIAEYTATQVKQAVVGTGGANKEQVQMMVMHMLKLTAKPQIDASDALAIAICHAHTRSSLLPHGLGAARSRGGRLRL
- a CDS encoding Dps family protein, which encodes MAIDIGISEEDRKSIVDGLSRLLSDTYVLYLKTHNFHWNVTGPMFRTLHLMFEEQYNELALAVDSIAERIRALGFPAPGAYSIYARLSSIKEEEGVPSAEEMIKQLVAGQEAVTRTARGIFPLLDKVSDEPTADLLTQRMQVHEKTAWMLRSLLENQ
- the aspS gene encoding aspartate--tRNA ligase, coding for MMRSHYCGQLNETLEGQEITLCGWVHRRRDHGGVIFLDIRDRDGLAQVVFDPDRAESFAAADRVRSEYVVKITGKVRLRPAGAVNKNMASGGIEVLGYELEVLNESETPPFPLNEYSDVGEETRLRYRFLDLRRPEMAEKLRLRSRMTTSIRRFLDENGFLDVETPILTRATPEGARDYLVPSRTHAGSFFALPQSPQLFKQLLMVAGFDRYYQIAKCFRDEDLRADRQPEFTQIDIETSFLDEKEIMGLTEQMIRNLFKEVLDLEFGEFPHMTFEEAMRRYGSDKPDLRNPLELVDVADQLKDVDFKVFSGPANDPKCRIAALRVPGGASMPRKQIDDYTKFVGIYGAKGLAYIKVNERANGVDGLQSPIVKNIPEANLNVILDRVGAVDGDIVFFGADKAKIVSEALGALRIKLGHDLNLLTCEWAPMWVVDFPMFEENDDGSFSALHHPFTAPKCSPQELEANPAGALSRAYDMVLNGTELGGGSIRIHRKEMQQAVFRLLGINEAEQEEKFGFLLDALKYGAPPHGGLAFGLDRLVMLMTGAQSIREVIAFPKTQSAADVMTQAPGVVDAKALRELHIRLRETPKAE